Proteins from one Rhizoctonia solani chromosome 5, complete sequence genomic window:
- a CDS encoding mitochondrial carrier protein produces the protein MVSSPFTSNRMATQPTVHPTFTQALVAGGLAGTSVDLLFFPIDTIKTRLQSSQGFIKAGGLGGIYRGVGSVVIGSAPGAAIFFTTYSTLKQNLPIDTTHPLNHVVAASISEVAACLVRVPTEVVKSRTQTSAYGAGVSSFGAFLKVAQSESLGGLYRGFGSTVMREIPFTSLQFPTYEFLKIKLGKTLDRPIDPHEAALCGSLAGAIAASATTPLDVLKTRIMLDVKDAPERRLSLTSRLIQIYQAEGLRALFAGVVPRTLWISAGGAVFLGVWEWGVKVQQSSVGI, from the exons ATGGT GAGCTCACCCTTCACTTCCAATCGGATGGCTACCCAGCCCACGGTTCATCCCACATTCACTCAGGCCTTGGTG GCTGGTGGCCTAGCAGGAACATCCGTAGATCTTTTATTCTTCCCAATCGATACAATCAAGACTCGATTACAATCGTcgcaaggattcatcaaAGCTGGTGGACTTGGAGGGATCTATAGAGGAGTTGGAAGTGTAGTTATTGGAAGTGCTCCAGGAG CGGCGATATTTTTTACAACGTACTCGACACTAAAACAGAACTTACCAATTGACACAACCCATCCGCTGAACCATGTTGTTGCCGCGTCTATTTCAGAAGTAGCAGCATGTTTAGTCCGAGTACCCACTGAGGTTGTCAAATCTCGCACACAAACTTCAGCCTATGGTGCTGGAGTATCTTCGTTTGGAGCCTTTCTGAAAgtggcccaatctgagtCTCTCGGGGGGCTTTACAGAGGATTCGGCTCTACTGTAATGAGAGAG ATTCCATTTACCTCGTTACAATTCCCAACGTACGAGTTTCTCAAGATAAAGCTTGGTAAAACACTTGATCGTCCGATCGACCCCCATGAGGCTGCACTGTGTGGAAGTCTGGCAGGGGCCATTGCTGCATCAGCTACAACCCCactcgacgtccttaagaCCAGAATCATGTTGGATGTGAAA GATGCTCCAGAAAGGAGATTATCCCTTACGTCAAGATTGATCCAAATATATCAGGCCGAAGGTTTGAGAGCACTGTTTGCCGGAGTGGTGCCTCGTACGCTCTGGATTTCAGCGGGCGGCGCCGTATTTTTGGGAGTATGGGAGTGGGGGGTGAAGGTTCAACAAAGTAGTGTAGGAATATGA